A stretch of DNA from Anopheles ziemanni chromosome 3, idAnoZiCoDA_A2_x.2, whole genome shotgun sequence:
ATCTAGAATAGAGAGAAGGGTGGCATCTTTGCTACTCATTCTAGTCAgttatttttcacctttgcttTCCAAGGGGTCACGGTAAAACTTTTGTGGTTATTCTTTGAAATAAGGGATGTTTTCTGGTCTTTGTTCGCGTGCCGTATTTTGCTCTATGGCTGTGGAATGTTTAACCTAAGGATATCTTAAGTTAATCAAGGTACTTTGTTCTACGAAACGGAGCTGAGCAGAGAACAAACCCTTGAGGaatcagttttgtttcaatcaaaCATATCGTTCCAACTGGGCCTTTAATTGGATTTGATCTGTTTAAGGAAATATTTTCCTAACTCATCTGTTCATTTAAAtagctaaaataaaataattttaatgcgaaatttaaaagtttcTTGTTTACAATGACAATTGGCAAATCTTTCGTGAAAAAAGCAACGACAGTAATTGTAACATTTTGTCAAAATTTAGGTCGTGTCATATTAAAACATGTCATGAATAATTCCAGTAGTTATGTTGTTTTATAACCGTCAATAGTtgtgtataaaataaaacgggCAATGTCACTTTAAGTTGAATTGTATGAGTTGGATCGATTCACCTCATTGAACCGTTGGATAGTGGGAAAAACTCTAGACAACTTGAACGGTAACACTCGTTTCGATGTTAACGAAATTTGGGTACAAATATACCGAGCGATAACGGTGACTTGCAGTATGCGTATTGTGCGTGCGCTTATCTTGTCCTGTTCATAAAATCCCGAAGCACCCAACTCAATTCATCCGCATCGATGGGCTAAAAGATAGATCGAGAGAGTAGTTTGTGATACAAGTGATACTTGAAACCACTTTGCCGGCCAGGCAAAGCAAAAGCACAAAAGGTCGCTCCATTCAGAAAGACCCCATCCTACGGTTGATGGATTTGATGAGGACGTTTTTGTCGATGGGGAAAGCACGACTCAGCATGCCGTGAAACTTTAGCTCCGATGGAAGAGTGGGCATAACTcacacgaaaaaaacaaatgcacgGAAGGGTACGAATTAATTATATTGGATTACGAGACTCAAATTCAATTACGGCAAACCGATTCAATTTATACCGTCATCAACGTGCGTTTGTATGTTACGCCGAATGGGTGGTAATGGTGGGCTTGATTAGAGATTTGAATTGAAGTAGAAAATTAATGGCCTTCATCAGGAGAATATCACCATGATACTCATTCCGGAGCATGCAGCGCCTATCGATATTTTTCACGAACCCACCATTCGTTTTGGATAGGCTTTTCACATGCAAATGCCGGAACCCATCGTGGCAACATCACACTCATCCGTCCAAGCCCTCCCCTCAGCCTGGCACATAACGATTCATTAAAAACGTTCCAACCGCAAACGATAACGCAAATGGGAATTCATGACCGGAGTAATATGTGTGTGTCCCACGATTATTGCCATCGTGTCCCGGGCCGTTATGGATCCTTGGTGAGCTGTGCCGCATGAAATATGTATTATCTCATTTGTTTTCGGTCCGCCCGGGGAAAAAGGAATGAGGTTAAAGGAAGTTACCTGTCGGACAGGGGAATGGGGGGTCGGTAGATTATTGCTTGCTTAAAGTGGGATGATGCGGGGTTGGTTCTCGGGTCGGCGATCTATATTTCATTGCCGGTGTCCTTTTGGTGGTGTAATGGCAAGAATCGAAGGTAAATGGTCCGTAATAAATCGATACTTgtcgctgtgtgtgtgtgtgtgtgttcgtggtTAAGGGGAAAAGGTGGTTTACAGCTTTTCGTAACTAACGCGTTGTCTCAtttactttcttcttttttccatgCTCATGCACTACAACGACGGCTATGACGGAAGGAAGGAGATAAGGTACCCTCGGTCGACCTGTTCGAGGATTCACCGGCCAACAAAGTCAACGTAGCGGATCTGTGCGCCGGCAAGAAGGTGATCCTGTTTGCCGTTCCTGGCGCCTTCACGCCCGGCTGCTCCAAGACCCACCTGCCGGGGTACGTCGAGAAGGCAGCGGAACTGAAGTCGTCTGGTGCGACGGAAATTGTGTGCGTTTCAGTAAACGACCCGTTCGTCATGTCCGCCTGGGGCAAGCAGCACAATGCCAGCGGTAAGGTGCGCATGCTGGCCGATCCGGCCGCCGCCTTCACGAAGGCCCTCGATCTGGGCGCCGATCTGCCACCACTCGGTGGCCTACGCTCGAAGCGGTACTCGATGGTGCTGGAGGATGGCGTGGTGAAGTCACTCAACGTGGAACCGGACGGTACGGGACTGTCCTGTTCGTTGGCCGACAAGATCAAGCTGTAGACGAACACCCTCTCACACACGCAAGCACTGTTTTCCACTTTGTGAGCAtcttttttctctcaattAACGCTCAATTATCGCGGAAGATTTAGCAACGCCGCGGATACAGTCACGATAAACCAGTACCAACATTGCAACCCTGTGACCCAATAGATGTTACCCTCGTAGGATAGAAGTTAAAAACATTGCGATCGAAATTCTAAACCACTCACTTTGCTACTTACGGTAATTGTCTTTTGCTAATTGTTGAACATCATCGAGTCGTTTCTGTCCCTATTGGAGCATTGATAAGTGttataaaaaaaggatacctGAGAGAagaaatatatacatatatc
This window harbors:
- the LOC131288524 gene encoding peroxiredoxin-5, mitochondrial; this encodes MNSLVRPSCTFIKSCVLNQCGRPQQLLNVAASFHTSKMVQIKEGDKVPSVDLFEDSPANKVNVADLCAGKKVILFAVPGAFTPGCSKTHLPGYVEKAAELKSSGATEIVCVSVNDPFVMSAWGKQHNASGKVRMLADPAAAFTKALDLGADLPPLGGLRSKRYSMVLEDGVVKSLNVEPDGTGLSCSLADKIKL